The Couchioplanes caeruleus sequence CCACGCCCAGCTCCGGCGACGCGACCCCGAGACGGGCGATGAGGTCGTCCACCTGCTCGTTGGTCTGAGCCACGATCATCAGCGGCGTGCCCGTCGCGGCGAGCACGCCGGCCGCCTTGACCACCAGGGTGCTCTTGCCCGCGCCGGGTGGCGAGTCGACGACGACACCCCGATGCGGCGAGGTGGCGAGGTCGTGCAGCACGGCGTCGACGACCCGGGCCGCCTCGGCAGCGGGACTCTCCAGCGGTGATGTCGCGGTCACGGCGACCACCGTATCGCCGGGATCCGACACAATCCGCCAGGCGCAAACTTCACCTGAAGTGAGGAACGGATCGTGCAACGGCCCGGGCGCGCGAGATACCGCTACTTTGAGTGAATGACCGTATTCACGGGGCCCGAGGCTGCGGACGACGGTGTGTACCGCCCGATCCTGCGTCCTCGCCGCGGCGAACTCGCCGCCCTGCACCACCTCGACGCGGCCGCCGCCCGCCGGGTCACCCCCATCATCGAGGCCGCACCCTCGGAAAGGCTGCTCCCCCTAGTCCGCCAGCTTCCGCCCCGGACCGGCGCGATCGCCGTGGATCTCGGCGCCGTGCCGGACTCCGCGGACCGGCACGTCTCGCCGCCACTCGACCTCGCCGAAGCCCTGGCGGCGCTCGGGGTGGCGATGCTTCCGGTGCTCCGGGCGTACGACAGCCGTCGCCGCCTGATCGAGAACGGCCTGGCCGCTCGCATGCACCTGATGCGGGCGGTCTTGCGGCTTCAGCCGCACATCGACGCGCGCAACGCGGCCGAGGCGACCGCGACCACCGACCGGATGCTGGCCGGGGCGGGACTCGAGGCGGAGCGCGTCGACCTGCTCATCGACCTCGCCGAGACGGCCTGCGCCGCGCACGCCGACCGCTTCGAGGACCGGGCCCGCCACGTGCTGCGCTGGGCCCGGGCGACACCGTGGCGATCGGTCACCGTCGCGGCCGGCGCGATGCCGC is a genomic window containing:
- a CDS encoding beta family protein, translating into MTVFTGPEAADDGVYRPILRPRRGELAALHHLDAAAARRVTPIIEAAPSERLLPLVRQLPPRTGAIAVDLGAVPDSADRHVSPPLDLAEALAALGVAMLPVLRAYDSRRRLIENGLAARMHLMRAVLRLQPHIDARNAAEATATTDRMLAGAGLEAERVDLLIDLAETACAAHADRFEDRARHVLRWARATPWRSVTVAAGAMPPNLDDLPTDEPVTVGRLDARMWARLCEPGVGYADYGVTSPVRRNGINHRQLPTLRYTAERDWWIYRWARRGGRSDDRCHDLCRTLVQSPHWPAAGARFSWGDAEIARRARSARGGGSPASWMAWSTSHHIAHVLAHLTRL